In one window of Nakamurella sp. PAMC28650 DNA:
- a CDS encoding response regulator: MSRVLVVDDDLALARALGINLRAHGYEVTVVHDGKAALDRVAHVHPNVVILDLGLPDIDGVEVLQGIRGWSSIPVIVLSARSTSAEKVEALDAGADDYVTKPFGMAELLARVRAAVRRGTPGTGEVVEPVVTADFTVDLDAHRVLRGGEPVRLTPTEWSMLEILVRHSGKLVPGKQLLVEVWGPAYETETHYLRVYMAQLRRKLEPDPARPRYLITEPGVGYRFQG; this comes from the coding sequence ATGAGTCGGGTACTGGTGGTGGACGACGACCTCGCGTTGGCCCGGGCGCTCGGCATCAATCTGCGGGCGCACGGCTACGAGGTGACGGTGGTCCACGACGGGAAGGCGGCGTTGGACCGGGTCGCGCACGTGCATCCGAACGTGGTCATCCTCGATCTCGGCCTTCCCGACATCGACGGTGTCGAGGTGCTGCAGGGCATTCGCGGATGGTCCTCGATCCCGGTGATCGTGCTGTCGGCCCGCTCCACCTCCGCCGAGAAGGTGGAGGCACTGGACGCCGGCGCCGATGACTACGTCACCAAACCGTTCGGCATGGCGGAGCTGCTGGCGCGGGTTCGCGCCGCCGTCCGCCGTGGCACACCGGGAACGGGGGAGGTCGTCGAGCCCGTGGTGACGGCCGACTTCACCGTCGACCTCGATGCCCACCGGGTCCTGCGAGGCGGTGAGCCCGTGCGTCTGACCCCCACCGAGTGGTCGATGCTGGAGATCCTGGTGCGGCATTCGGGAAAGCTGGTGCCGGGCAAGCAGTTGCTGGTCGAGGTCTGGGGCCCGGCCTACGAGACCGAGACCCACTACCTCCGGGTCTACATGGCTCAGCTGCGTCGCAAACTGGAGCCGGACCCCGCCAGGCCCC
- a CDS encoding DUF4118 domain-containing protein, whose product MTDVSSTPKVSSGAGKRPATGRLRVYLGAAPGVGKTVAMLGEAKRRFERGTDVVIGVVEDHGREHTRECVEGLPVIPRRVSEHRGVQLSEMDLDAILARHPAVVLVDELAHTNAPGSRNAKRWQDVQALLAAGINVVTTVNIQHLESLNDVVAGITGVVQAETVPDDVVRAADQIELVDMSPQSLRRRMAHGHIYPAGTIDTALGNYFREGNLTALRELALLWVADRVDEGLERYRREHGITGTWAARERIVVALTGGAEGPLLLRRGARIAGRVSGRDLVAVHIVRSDGSMGAPSAEIQSQRLLVESLGGSFQLIVGDDIAAAVLDFARGINGTQIVVGASRHGRMTQLVRPSTSMAIVRDSGDIDVHVVTHQHVSSRRLAPRRQRTSRSRWAWAASVGVPIVLAVVMLLARDGLNLPTVLLIFLLGVQTTALIGGVLPAAVTAIIASVLANLLFTPPYGSLTIAEPQNAFALVVFIVVGVTVASIVDRSRTAAGQAARGQAEAQLLAAVATTLALPGDPLTAVLEQARVGFGMTRAVLLKTAGGPQNTGGREVIAEVGDHLPDGTNPIGTADVVVTAGDEEQWSLALFGHPLDAADQQLVEVVAAQAVLALERNELEAEAGQAERLRQSDVVRTAILAAVSHDLRTPLATIKASMSSLRDSTVKWSDQDQAELLAATDEAADQLDGLLANLLDLSRLQTGVLVPVRRPVSLDEVVYRALIGLPTARLEIDINDDLPLIDTDRGLLERVVANIVSNAIGHSPPENLVRIFAGEVPGDRGGAGRLMQVRVVDHGPGVAESDREAMFAPFQRLGDAPAGSGIGLGLAVARGLAQAVDASIEVDDTPGGGLTMIITVPIAERGTDTEPWGDE is encoded by the coding sequence GTGACCGACGTCAGCAGCACCCCCAAGGTGTCCTCTGGCGCCGGTAAACGCCCGGCCACCGGGCGACTCCGGGTGTACCTCGGGGCCGCGCCCGGCGTCGGCAAGACCGTGGCGATGCTCGGCGAGGCCAAGCGCCGGTTCGAGCGCGGTACCGACGTGGTGATCGGCGTCGTCGAGGACCACGGCCGCGAGCACACCCGGGAGTGCGTCGAGGGACTCCCGGTGATACCCCGCCGGGTCTCCGAACACCGCGGCGTCCAGTTGTCCGAGATGGACCTCGACGCCATCCTGGCCCGTCATCCCGCCGTGGTACTGGTCGACGAACTCGCCCACACCAACGCCCCCGGCTCCCGGAACGCCAAGCGCTGGCAGGACGTCCAGGCGCTCCTGGCGGCCGGCATCAACGTCGTCACCACCGTCAACATCCAGCATCTGGAATCCCTGAACGACGTGGTCGCCGGCATCACCGGCGTGGTGCAGGCCGAGACGGTGCCCGACGACGTGGTGCGTGCCGCGGACCAGATCGAACTGGTCGACATGAGCCCCCAGTCGCTGCGCCGCCGGATGGCCCACGGGCACATCTATCCGGCCGGCACCATCGACACCGCGCTGGGCAACTACTTCCGCGAGGGCAACCTCACCGCGCTGCGCGAGCTGGCGCTGCTGTGGGTGGCGGACCGGGTGGACGAGGGCCTGGAGCGGTATCGACGCGAACACGGCATCACCGGGACCTGGGCGGCCAGGGAGCGCATCGTGGTGGCGCTGACCGGAGGCGCCGAGGGACCGCTGCTGTTGCGGCGCGGGGCCCGGATCGCCGGTCGGGTGTCCGGTCGGGACCTGGTCGCCGTGCACATCGTCAGATCCGACGGCTCGATGGGGGCTCCGTCGGCCGAGATCCAGAGCCAGCGCCTGTTGGTGGAGAGTCTCGGGGGGAGCTTCCAGCTGATCGTCGGCGACGACATCGCAGCTGCTGTACTGGATTTCGCCCGTGGCATCAACGGAACCCAGATCGTGGTCGGTGCCTCGCGGCACGGGCGCATGACGCAGCTGGTGCGGCCGAGTACCTCGATGGCGATCGTGCGCGACTCCGGCGACATCGACGTGCACGTGGTGACCCATCAGCACGTCTCGAGCCGCCGGCTGGCCCCGCGGCGTCAGCGGACCTCGCGCAGTCGGTGGGCCTGGGCGGCCTCCGTCGGGGTACCGATCGTGCTGGCGGTCGTCATGCTGCTGGCGCGCGACGGGCTAAACCTGCCGACCGTCCTGCTGATCTTCCTGCTCGGCGTCCAGACGACGGCGCTGATCGGGGGTGTGCTGCCGGCGGCCGTCACCGCCATCATCGCGAGTGTCCTGGCCAACCTGCTGTTCACTCCGCCGTACGGGTCGCTGACGATCGCCGAGCCCCAGAATGCTTTCGCGCTGGTGGTTTTCATCGTCGTGGGGGTGACGGTGGCCTCCATCGTCGATCGCAGTCGCACCGCCGCCGGGCAGGCCGCGCGCGGGCAGGCCGAGGCGCAACTGCTGGCCGCCGTGGCCACCACCCTCGCGCTGCCGGGCGATCCGCTGACGGCCGTCCTCGAGCAGGCCAGGGTCGGCTTCGGGATGACCAGGGCGGTCCTGCTCAAGACCGCCGGCGGCCCCCAGAACACCGGGGGCCGCGAGGTGATCGCGGAGGTGGGCGATCATCTGCCGGACGGGACCAACCCGATCGGTACGGCCGACGTGGTGGTCACCGCCGGTGATGAGGAGCAGTGGTCGCTGGCCCTGTTCGGTCATCCGCTGGACGCCGCCGACCAGCAGTTGGTCGAGGTGGTGGCGGCCCAGGCCGTCCTGGCCCTCGAGCGCAACGAGCTGGAGGCCGAGGCCGGCCAGGCCGAGCGGCTCAGGCAGTCGGACGTCGTGCGGACCGCCATCCTGGCCGCGGTCTCGCACGATCTGCGGACCCCGCTGGCGACCATCAAGGCGTCCATGTCGAGCCTGCGGGACAGCACGGTGAAGTGGTCGGACCAGGATCAGGCCGAGTTGCTCGCGGCGACCGACGAGGCGGCCGACCAGTTGGACGGGCTGCTCGCCAACCTGCTGGACCTCAGCCGGCTGCAGACCGGCGTGCTCGTCCCCGTGCGCCGGCCGGTCTCGCTCGACGAGGTGGTCTACCGCGCACTGATCGGGCTGCCGACCGCGCGGCTGGAGATCGACATCAACGACGACCTCCCGCTGATCGACACCGATCGCGGGCTGCTCGAGCGGGTGGTGGCCAACATCGTCTCCAATGCGATCGGCCACTCGCCGCCGGAGAATCTGGTGCGGATCTTCGCCGGCGAGGTGCCGGGGGACCGTGGGGGCGCCGGGCGACTGATGCAGGTCCGGGTGGTCGACCACGGCCCCGGGGTGGCCGAGTCCGATCGCGAGGCGATGTTCGCGCCGTTCCAGCGGCTGGGCGACGCACCGGCCGGGTCGGGTATCGGGCTGGGGCTGGCGGTCGCGCGCGGCCTGGCGCAGGCCGTCGACGCCTCGATCGAGGTCGACGACACTCCGGGCGGCGGCCTGACCATGATCATCACGGTGCCGATCGCCGAACGCGGGACGGATACCGAGCCGTGGGGGGACGAATGA